TCTCATCTACCTTAGTTGCACCTTTCGTTGATACTTTAATAGGATCATGAACTTCAACTATGTTGCCTTCACCATCATCTACATATTCAATTGCACAAGTACTAAGATGAGTCGTTTTCTTACTCAAATTTTCCTTTAGCTGATCATACTCATGGCTCTTAGCTATCACGGTCTTCAAACTCTCCTGTAACTGATCCCACAAAGTTGGGTGTTTGCATGCTGCATGCATAGCTTCTGAAGCCAACACACTGACCTGGCTATATTTCATTCTTTCAGCTGCTCCAGTCCATCCAAATCCCAACAGATCGTTTGTGCGCCTGGCGGGCAGTCCCAACCTTGCGTCTTTCGTGAACCGCACAGGAACTAAACACTTTGGTATTTTAGATATATTCAAGTACTTCAGTACATGGAATATGTGCTTGCAAGGTAGACCCTTTCGAATCATTCTTCTGCAGTTGCACCTTATAGTTTCTGCGGAATTTACTGGAGTGTACTCCACCCAAAAACGGCTCTTCCGGTTATTCTTCCAGGCCATGATGTACTGCTGTGATCCGTCTTCGAGCTTTATTTCTACAATCTCCATGCCACCAATTTTCCTAAGATCAGCTTGCAACATATAGAAGTTTGCTGGAGTGAAGACGTGAGAAGCAGCTATCTCAAGTTCCCTCGAGCTAGTAACTGGCACCGGTAAACTCTGTGAGGCCGTGCAATCATCTCGTGCCTCATTCTCACGGATACGTACAACGGCGTTCTCATAGTGCAAAATCATATCCACCAGGGTCATTTCACCGTCTAGGTGGAGGTGAAGGCATGAGTTTAGACTTTCACTCCTCTGGTTGCTTTTCATGCCAAGCCAAAAACCCTCTGTCAGATAAGCCGCGGCCCACAGTCTCCTCTTCTTATACATCCGTCTCAACCATGTTACTGTTTTTTCCGACTGCCATCTTTTGGAAAACGCGTGTCATCTCTCCTCAAATGTGGCCGTGGACGTGCTGTAGTACAGAAGAGTTCGGAACTCCTTCAAGGACTTGTGACTGAggtgaatcttcatattttttTTCTATATGCCACGTACATATACGGTGCCACACGTCTGGCAAGACTTGGCGAATTGTCTTGATCATCGCAGCGTCGGCATCCGTGATAACACTCATAGGCATCTTTTGACACATGGACCTCAAAAAAGTCTCCAGCAGCCACACATATGTCTCTTCGGTCTCGTCCGAAACTATGGCACAAGCAAAAACAGTGGCCCCGCTAGGTTAACCACTACGACGAAAACAGCGGCAGTTCGTTTGATGTTGCCGCGAGCGAGACAAACGTGGGGAAACGGGATGCGGTACCTGCGAGCGCTGGAGGTTGACGACGGTGCCGCGCGCGCTCTCGGACGAGATCGCCGTCGATAAGATCGCTGCCGCCGATATTCCTACAGAAACTCAACAGAATGATGGAGGAGCTGCGTAAATGATGGAGCTGCGTGATTGATTGAGCTGCGTGATTGATGGATCGGCCGTCGGCAGGTCCTACCTGGTCGTGGGGTCGTGTCATCCTTTTTTTTCGGGATGTCACCGTATACATACGTATGGGTCATACGGGTTATACGGGGCTTGGATATGGGCTACGGGGCTTGGAAATGGGCAGCGGCGGGCTGGAGAAAAAATAGATGGCGGGGGTCAAGAATACCCCTAGGAAATTGAGTTAGGGGGGTGCACCGGAGCAAGCCTCTTGTGTCACAAGGAGCATGAGGGGAGCAGAGCAGAGGATGGTTTGTTTCATTGTTGCATCTGATGCTATTGACAGTTGCACACTTTGTACTGTAGACAATACTGCATGGATGTATACAAAAAGATACTACTAGCACACTACGATTGTAACCAGAGGAGAAGGGAAATATCGAGCTGGGACTCTAGTTTGGGACTCTAGTTTGCAGCGCTGCTGTGCACCAAAAACAACATCACACATTGCTGAGGTAATTGCACAAAATCATCACATTTTTGGGCTATGGTAACCAAAATTCAGACAACTCACAAACTAATAGATTTCGGCGCATCCCGGGCCTCACAACTCTATCATCTCTCTCAAGCTTCTCTTTTTGAATTTGTGCTGTGTTGCCCATCACGCTCCAGCCTCTGTCACATCTTGCCGCTTCTCACGGCGTCGCCATATCACATTGCACCATCGGCATCTCGTGGTGCTCGTCGGATTGCACGGCATCCCGCCTCCCTCGTGCGCACAGCAGAAGCAATATTTGCGTGCGTACACTTCCATAAATCATCTAAACTACATGCCAACTCAAAACTAAACATGCGGATACAAATAACAAGATTAGTGCCAACACATTTCTGGCAACAAAACTATCTTCTCGTTCGAACTACTGTGGTTTGAAAGGGAAGACTTCTTGGGCATGGTGACTAGGGAGTGGGGTAAAGAAAACCAAGAGGAATCGAATGTGGAAAGGTGGCAGTATTTAAGACAATTATTGCGGGGTTGGGCTAAAAATGCGAGTAGAATGTATAAAATGGAAAAAAGAAAAACTTCTTAGTATCATTAACTAATTTGATATTAAAGCTGAGGTGAGTCCTCTCTATATGGTTGATAGAGTGGCTAAAAGAGAAGCCGACGAGAATCTTGCGGAACTTCTCAGAATGGAAAGCACAAGAAAAAGAAAATCATCCAACTTGAACACGATGAGGGTACAATAGTAGGTCATGAAAACCCTAAATTGTACATCTCGAATTTCTATAAAAAGCTCTTTGGGCTTAGAATTTTGTCTCTTCGGATGAGGGAACGATGGGGATATCCCACAATTATGTGCGGAAGTGAATGCGGTGCTCAACCCTCCCTTGACGGAAAAGGAGGTGTTCGAGACAACGGCATAATGAAGAATAATAAGGCGCCCGGTCCAGATGGATTCCCGGCGGAATTATCAGAGGTGTTGGGGGATAATTAAGGGAGACTTGATGCCCATGCTCCAGGATCTTTTTCAATGGCCAACTTTATTGGGACTATTACTTTACTATCTAAGAAGGAAGAGGCGGTTCACATTGTGCAGTTCAGACCGATTTGCTTGCTCAATATGCTagttttaaaattttcaccaaagtGGGCACAAATCATCGTACACAGATTGCGCATAATGTGGTTAAGCTGACTCAAACTGCTTTCATGCATGGGCGCCACATGCTTGAGGGTGTTGTGGTTCTACATGAAATTTTACACGAAATCCATTCGAAGAAATTGTGTGGAGTCATCTTCAATGTGGATTTGAGAAGGTGTACGATAAAGTTAAGTGGTCAGTTCTGCAACAAGCTCTGCGCATGAAGGGCTTCGAGTCTCATTGGCGGAAGCAAGTCGAGGCCTTTGTGCAAGGAGACAGTGTTGGTGTCAAGATAAATGATGATGTCGGTCATTATTTCTAGACATAAAAGGGATTGCCACAGAGAAATCCATTGTCTCCTATCCTTTTTAATATTGGTGCAGATATGTTGGCAATCCTTATTGGTAGAACCAAGGAGGACGATCAGGTAGGGCAATGGCACAACATCTCGTGGATGGGGGTGTCTCTATCCTACAATATGCCCGACGTCCAGGATTTGCGAAGCAATTCGCCGCCCCAAAGAAGAAACACCGATAAAGGCCTTTAGAAACTCCGAAGGCCACAAATGGTTGCCGAATCCATATGGATCCTCCAGAAACCTAAGCCGACCAGATCCTGGAAGACCCGTTTGAGACACGGCTCCACACGCCTCCGCCGGTAATAAGCACACCAAAAGTGAGGAGAAGATAATTCCTACACCAGAACAGTGTCGCCTCGCGGTTCCAAACAAAACTATGAAGACTCACTAAAAGAAACCTAAAAAACACCCATGTCGCTACACAATAGGTCTGAGTCCGATGTCGTCAGGACCATGCACCGATTCCCTCTTCTCTGGTGACCTAGCTAGGTCGGGGTGCCGTTGAAGATGGCCATGCTGGCACCAACTCCCTCTTCTCTGGTGACCTAGCTAGGTCGGGCTGCCCTTGAAGATCGCCATGCTGGATCACCAACGCCGTCGAGCACCGTCTGACAAAGTCCGTTACTATAGCACACAACTCCTTGGACATCCCACCGCAGCCCTCAAACGCTTTAAGCTCGTTGTTGTGCTTGTCCTCAACCTCCACAAGGAGTAACAAAGTTTAAAAGAGGACGCTCACAGAATATGCCAAATCCAAAGTCAGTCAGCCTATGCCAAATGAATGAAGGGCCAACACCGCAATAACAGCAGTAAAATCCAGTGATTAACCTACTCCATTTCATCGACTGACAGAGCACATAACGAAAACCAAGCAACAGATACTCCACTGAGAAACGCATCAGCCGAGGGAAAGACATGACAGGCAGGTAGTTCTCCTTTTCCAGTGCACATATCTACAAACAAGACGGTACATCAACTGGGACTGGCGGGAGATGCAAACTTCTGATGGTCAGATCCCTGACACGACCGGCTCGACTTCGAACCCTACTTGCTCTTGCTGCTGCTCTTCGCCCGGAGTTCCGCGGCTCCAGCCTTGACGCTCGACTTGGCGAGCGACGTGGGTTTCAAGACACTCTTCGGGTTCAATGCTTGCCGGAGCTTGAACACGGCCCACGCCGTTCCGATGGCATGGCCTGCCGCATCGAGCCCTTCGTTGGTCGCCGCAGCAGCTTTCTCTCCGTACCTGACAAACGAAGAAGAAACATGGTGTGAGGGGAAGTACTCCATCTTCTAGTCCAGGAACCAACATGGAGTGGAGAATAACACCTACTTGTGAGATACCAGACCGGTTGTCACCGTTGACGATGTTGATAGCACATCCTTCCCAGCCACTTCTACAGCGTCAGAAATCTTGCCTGTTGACACCAGTAAAAGATACATAAGCAGGACGACATAATCGAATATAAGAAGAACGTAAGTTCCCCTGTTACTTTTAAGAATGACGTTCAGGCACACCTAACAGTTAGAAGCAACTCAGCAGATGAAATGCATGATTTGATAGAGACTATTTTGCAAGAGCAAGTGCAGATCACAATGTGCTCCCAGGGGATCATGTTATCACTTAAAATAGATTATGCAACGAAACATTTTACGAGAGCCGGCATCCCTACATATTCAGATTTAAGGAAGTATGGTGGCAGTTGGCAAACCGAGGACAGGCTTTTGGTTCACTCCACCATACTGAGGTAAGTTCAACCAGCATATAGAGGGCTTGATGGCATCACCAGTGGTTGAGTGTCTGAACTAAAACTAGTTTTGCTGCCAGTGACTTCATATGGATATGATGGCAGTAGCTGATAGCTCGACTAATATTACAGCATTTTACAAGGAGAAGCAGCAGTTCTTTTgggtttcatctccataagagGAGAAGCAGCAGGAATTAACCATTTTTAATGTAGGACTGAATATTGTGCAACATTGAGAAAAGAGGGGACAAGGAAAATGAAAATTGCCAACCAATTTACTTCTCTTACTACTTGTAAACTAGTACACTTAAGTACCAGgggtaatttaaaaaaaaaaagtACCATGGGTAAAAAAAACTAAAGCACACCCACAGCCTGCTTTCCTTCAACTAGTAAAAATCAAGTGATTTTTCACACTTCTGTAGGCATGTTCAAATTACAGTGTGGTATATTGTTCATGTTTCAGAGTGTACTGGAAGTTAGCATCTTTTCCATGATTCACATGGCAAATACTTTACTGACAACACCAGATGCACCACCAATATTAACTTAGGTCACATTCTGCTCAAGAGAAGGATCACATACCAAATCCATCAAGCGAAGCAAGAACAACCTCTCCAGGCAATAGGCTGAAAAACTTCTTGCCAGCTTTTGAGTTAACCAATGAGCTTGTAACATAGCTAGTAACCTTCACCACTCCAGACAGTATTCCAGTTGCTACTTTCTCTGACATTTTTGTCACCTTCTTAGCCCTGCCAGCAATCACATGCACATATTCTTTCAGACCAACAGTACCAGAAATATTTGACTGAAATTAAATTCTCAAATTGTGTAATCAAGCACAAGGAAGCCTAAAACACATAAAAGCAGAGCAAGGCCAGAAATCTCAAAATGAAACAACACAATCAGCCTAAGGAGCACAAGTTTAAGTTAGTCCAGTTGCAAAATTCATCAGAATGCAGCTGTCTACAATCACAGAGCCTTTCGACGTGAGTGCTTGTGATTCTTCCTACATGAGATAGTATGCAATCACGGCATCAAGCCATAGCTATAATTCATGAATCACCATACAGAACAGGACCAACCAGCCAAGTTTGACATAGCACCACGGATGCCAAACAGCAGAACAAGTAAAACAGAGCAAGTGTCAGCTCGATTGCATAAATGATTTTGGGAGATTATCCATACCAATTATAAAGATTTTTAGCACTACCGAAAAACCATCGAATGGAAATGAGATACCCATGATAGCATTTTGCATCACGATTTAAACTAGTAATCTAATCTAGCATTCTAGCTATGAACTGTGATGTGCCCAAACCTGAAGCATTTACTCATTATGCATCACAAATTGCACTGAATAAGGTCGCATCACTGCAAATTAGATACACATCTGATATGAAGAACTGAGAAAGACAGTACTAAGTACCTTTTGATCCGCCGGAGCATCTCCGGGCTGACCTCGGCCTCGGTATCGCCGGGCTGGATCCTCTTCCTGAGCACCTCCTGCCCCCACCGGAGCCTGTCGACGGTCATCACCCCGCACCACAGGATCCCCTTGGCCACGTTCTCGGCGCCGGACGCGATGGCCCTGGCCACGGCGCTGCCGTACTCCTCGACGTTGGGCGCGACGGCGGTCCAGTACGCGGCGGCCTCGACCTCGCCGCGCACCCCGCCGGCGAGCCCCTCGCTGCCGGCCACGGAGTGGGCGGAGAACCTGGTGTAGGCGCCGAGGAGGGCGTCGAGGCGCGGGTCGGGGGCGGAGAGCGTGAGGCCGTAGTGGAGCGGCTCGGGGGCCGGGTCGTCGGGGGAGGCGGGCACGGCGAAGGAGAAGGAGTAGTGGCGCGGGTCGAGCTTGACGGCGGCGACGTCGCGGGCGAGCGGCCATTGGACGGGGCCGAGCGCCGCGATGGCGGCCAGGGAGGTGTCGCCGGCGCGGATGCGGTGGAGGGAGAGCTCGCCGGCGGCCAGCGGGTGGCTGCGCTGGCGGTCGACGAGGTGGAGCTGCGCGCCGGGGGCGCGCAGCAGCACGTCGTCCGACGGCGCCGGCGCGTCGGGGGAGACCGGGGACCGCGGGATCTCGGGCGGCGCCAGGTCGGCCATGGTGAGCGACGGGTAGAGCGGCGGCGCCGACGGGGCCGGGCTGCTAGGGTTGGCGGGGTTCGGGCGGGTGTAGGAGGCCATGGGGGATTGCAATGCGGGAGAGCTTTAAGGCGGGGaggagtggaggaggaggagggagagccGTGGGGATTggggagggcgacggcgacggcacGTCGGCGGTGGCGTGGCGCCTTGTATAGGGGATCCCCGGCCGCGTGCGTGGCGACGTGGCGTTGGGCGGCCGGGTCCACGCGGTTGGGGGTGGTGGGGCCCGGCTGCACGGTTGGGTTTGTTAATTGGTTGGGTTGTGCGATCCAGGGCGCTGCTCTGTGGTCTATGACTGGTGGGGCCAACGCTTTGTTTGCTTAGCCTCCGGTGGTATGTGGACCCCACTGTCGGTGACGTAGCTTCGTTGGGTGCTGAGCGCGGTCGGCACACGCGTGGGCTCGTTTCACCACCAATCCCATCCATAGCTAGCGGTGGGGTGTGCGTGGCCACACTCGGAGACGTACCCCAAGCATGGAGTTTTCCTCCATGACGAAGCAACTTCAAGGACAAGAACGTCAACCAAATATCGCTTGACAGTTGACATCACAAGAAACGAATAGACCTAGGAGGATGGTACTCCTCTGGCGGTTCTCCTCGCAATGATCAAGAATGAGTGACGCCTCGCTTTGGGTGGCTGCCGGTGCCAAGTGGCACCCTGGGAAGATAATTTTGGGAGAGTCATGACCTTATGTAATTCGGAGTTCTTGTAACACAACTCCAAACTCTGTTCTGTGGCGCTTGTGGTGGGTGGTCTGATGACCGGGACTGACTACCAGCCAGTCGACTGAAATTGTGATGGGTCAATCGCTTTTTTTACCCCATAGAACGTGTGGTGTGGTGTGGTGTGTCGTGTGCGTGCGCGCGCGAGCTAGCTAGCTTCGGCTGGCCGTGGCGCGTGAGCTAACTAGCTCCAGCTGCGTCCATGCGTGAGCTTCCTAGCTCCGGCTTTGTCAGTGCGTGAGCTGGCTGGCCATGGTTAGTGTCATGATATTGCATTGCACAAAAGAAGAAACAAAATATAAAAACACATAAAACAAACAATGACGAAAAATGCAtatatttttttgaaaaggagtAAAGCCCCCGACCTGTGCATCAGAATGATGCATGCAGCCAATTTATTAACCAAAAGTATGTAAACGGAGTCTGAGGTCTAGAACTAGCTCACAAAAGAAGCTCAAGAACAGTAAAGATAAAAAGATGTCACAGCCGGCGGAAAAACAGGCTACAACGACTAAACACCTAGCCTTCGTGTTACACTTTCGGCAGAAAAAACctaaaacaaaatcaaaataattaAGTTATCTAAGAAATAATgaaaccctttaagaagaaagaaaatgaaaatgaaaacaCTTTCAAAACTTGCACACATTTTGCATTGATATTACACTTTTTGAAATATGCAaagaataagcatataat
This sequence is a window from Aegilops tauschii subsp. strangulata cultivar AL8/78 chromosome 7, Aet v6.0, whole genome shotgun sequence. Protein-coding genes within it:
- the LOC109758701 gene encoding senescence/dehydration-associated protein At3g51250, which gives rise to MASYTRPNPANPSSPAPSAPPLYPSLTMADLAPPEIPRSPVSPDAPAPSDDVLLRAPGAQLHLVDRQRSHPLAAGELSLHRIRAGDTSLAAIAALGPVQWPLARDVAAVKLDPRHYSFSFAVPASPDDPAPEPLHYGLTLSAPDPRLDALLGAYTRFSAHSVAGSEGLAGGVRGEVEAAAYWTAVAPNVEEYGSAVARAIASGAENVAKGILWCGVMTVDRLRWGQEVLRKRIQPGDTEAEVSPEMLRRIKRAKKVTKMSEKVATGILSGVVKVTSYVTSSLVNSKAGKKFFSLLPGEVVLASLDGFGKISDAVEVAGKDVLSTSSTVTTGLVSHKYGEKAAAATNEGLDAAGHAIGTAWAVFKLRQALNPKSVLKPTSLAKSSVKAGAAELRAKSSSKSK